Proteins found in one Candidatus Krumholzibacteriota bacterium genomic segment:
- the moaC gene encoding cyclic pyranopterin monophosphate synthase MoaC: MDFSHIDQEGKVKMVDISGKALVKRTAVAAGSIRMKTETIAMISDRLLKKGDPIATARIAGIMAAKRTSDLIPLCHPLPIDNINIEFDIQEERIEIEATVVNAAKTGVEMEALTAVSVAALAIYDMCKAVDRDMIIGDIVLRSKKKEEL, from the coding sequence ATGGATTTTTCGCATATCGATCAGGAAGGAAAAGTGAAGATGGTCGATATCTCGGGCAAAGCGCTCGTCAAACGCACTGCCGTGGCTGCCGGCTCGATCAGGATGAAGACAGAGACGATAGCGATGATTTCAGATCGGCTGCTGAAGAAAGGTGATCCCATAGCGACGGCGAGGATCGCCGGGATCATGGCAGCTAAAAGGACTTCTGATCTTATCCCCCTCTGCCATCCCCTTCCGATCGATAACATTAATATCGAATTTGATATTCAGGAAGAGAGGATAGAGATCGAGGCGACCGTCGTCAATGCGGCGAAGACAGGCGTAGAGATGGAAGCCCTCACGGCGGTCTCGGTGGCTGCGCTCGCAATATATGATATGTGCAAAGCGGTCGACAGGGATATGATCATCGGAGATATCGTTTTAAGGAGCAAGAAGAAGGAAGAGCTGTGA
- a CDS encoding porin, with protein sequence MFKRVLMATFLITAIFHSGASAGELETKIYGYVHVSVDNLSDGDESSIYVSSNTSRIGFKGSLLLDNDLSFFWQIENQVNFDETGKDFASRATFAGISGDFGKVYFGREETPSKMLYRKIDLFSNYIGDTRNIAGVGGYGFNLRVDNAIAYKTPDLRGINGFVLIVPEEGEDETSFLSASMIYEKSAVFAGISYEQHGTALTEFDDRSENGLRLAGSYSWEKYRLVGSFERLANINGARDVGRKTFGLGASFKAHEKMILKAQYNVTGGLVVDGDKVDDTGAKIVTAGIDLPAGDNTKFYGAWSVAINDPEADYACTGGGHGEIVVPEIGDNPTGLSIGIIHRF encoded by the coding sequence ATGTTTAAAAGAGTCCTTATGGCCACGTTCCTTATCACAGCGATATTCCATTCCGGCGCTTCGGCCGGCGAGCTCGAAACGAAGATTTACGGATACGTACACGTCTCTGTTGACAACCTCAGCGACGGAGATGAATCGAGCATCTATGTATCTAGTAATACTTCGAGAATCGGGTTCAAAGGGTCTCTTCTGCTCGACAACGACCTCTCGTTCTTCTGGCAGATAGAAAACCAGGTCAATTTCGATGAGACGGGAAAGGATTTCGCCAGCAGGGCGACCTTCGCCGGCATCTCCGGTGATTTCGGAAAAGTATATTTCGGCCGCGAAGAGACTCCATCAAAGATGCTGTACAGAAAGATCGATCTTTTCAGCAACTATATTGGAGACACAAGGAATATCGCCGGCGTCGGCGGTTACGGATTCAATCTCAGAGTCGACAACGCCATCGCCTACAAGACTCCTGACTTAAGAGGCATAAACGGTTTCGTCCTGATAGTCCCCGAAGAAGGGGAAGATGAGACTTCGTTTCTTAGCGCGAGCATGATCTACGAAAAATCTGCCGTCTTTGCCGGAATATCGTATGAACAGCATGGAACGGCGTTGACTGAATTCGACGACAGGTCGGAAAACGGCCTTCGCCTTGCCGGAAGCTACAGCTGGGAGAAGTACCGGCTGGTAGGATCTTTCGAGCGCCTCGCCAATATCAACGGCGCAAGGGATGTCGGTCGAAAGACATTCGGGCTAGGCGCGAGTTTCAAGGCTCATGAAAAGATGATACTGAAAGCTCAATATAATGTGACAGGCGGCCTCGTCGTCGACGGCGACAAGGTCGATGATACGGGGGCGAAAATCGTGACTGCGGGCATCGATCTTCCCGCTGGCGACAACACGAAATTCTATGGCGCCTGGTCGGTAGCGATTAACGATCCGGAAGCTGATTACGCCTGCACAGGTGGCGGCCATGGCGAGATCGTAGTTCCCGAGATCGGCGATAACCCGACGGGGCTGTCAATCGGGATCATTCACAGGTTTTAA
- a CDS encoding MogA/MoaB family molybdenum cofactor biosynthesis protein yields MRILVLTISDRASRGQYEDLSGPAIEKALSERIASADIDRAVISDDRDGIEKKFAESSSYDVIVTTGGTGLGPRDNTPEATESFCDRMIPGIAEYLRRESCVQTVNAVISRGTAGMKGRTIIINLPGSVKGASFCAELLAGVIPHAVRMIEGGGH; encoded by the coding sequence ATGAGGATACTGGTACTTACGATATCTGACAGGGCTTCGCGAGGTCAGTACGAAGACCTCTCCGGCCCGGCGATCGAGAAAGCGCTGTCGGAGAGGATCGCGTCGGCCGATATCGACAGGGCCGTGATCTCCGACGACAGGGATGGAATAGAGAAGAAATTCGCCGAATCATCGTCGTATGATGTGATCGTGACAACCGGCGGAACGGGGCTCGGTCCGAGAGACAACACTCCCGAAGCGACCGAATCTTTCTGCGACAGGATGATCCCGGGGATCGCCGAATACTTAAGGAGAGAATCATGCGTCCAGACGGTGAACGCCGTCATCTCGAGAGGGACCGCCGGAATGAAAGGCAGAACGATAATAATCAATCTGCCGGGGTCTGTAAAAGGCGCTTCGTTCTGCGCTGAGCTTTTAGCCGGCGTGATTCCGCACGCCGTCAGGATGATAGAGGGCGGCGGTCACTGA
- a CDS encoding radical SAM protein → MTDRFGRKIDYLRISVTDRCNYRCVYCMPESGISLKSHEAILSFESIAAIAEEAARLGIKKIRLTGGEPLVRKNIERLVGMLGRIEGIEDLSMTTNAVYLSENAAARLKGAGLGRVNISLDTLDTVRFGEITRGGDIADVLAGIEAAKKAALDPVKINMIIFGDTSLDEVETMRRFCREKGLVLQTIKHFSLYNRDEMIGDVDLFDRPAPCSDCNRLRLTADGFLKPCLFSDDEIKVDMNNIKESILKAVSEKPLQGTACCTRSMYQIGG, encoded by the coding sequence TTGACAGACAGGTTTGGAAGAAAAATCGATTATCTTCGGATATCGGTAACCGACCGGTGCAACTATCGCTGCGTCTACTGCATGCCGGAATCGGGGATCTCTCTCAAATCGCACGAGGCGATCCTCAGTTTCGAATCGATAGCGGCTATAGCGGAAGAGGCGGCCCGTCTCGGAATTAAAAAGATCAGGCTGACCGGCGGCGAGCCGTTGGTCAGGAAGAATATTGAACGCCTCGTCGGGATGCTCGGTAGGATCGAAGGGATCGAAGACCTTTCAATGACGACAAACGCTGTCTATCTCAGCGAAAACGCTGCTGCCAGACTGAAGGGAGCGGGGCTCGGCCGCGTCAATATCTCCCTCGACACTCTCGACACTGTCCGCTTCGGAGAGATCACACGGGGCGGCGATATCGCCGATGTCCTCGCCGGTATAGAGGCGGCGAAAAAAGCTGCGTTGGATCCGGTCAAGATCAACATGATTATTTTTGGCGATACTTCTCTCGATGAAGTGGAGACGATGCGCCGATTCTGCAGGGAGAAGGGGCTTGTCCTTCAGACTATCAAGCATTTTTCCCTTTATAACAGGGATGAGATGATCGGCGATGTCGATCTTTTCGACAGGCCCGCTCCATGCTCCGACTGCAACAGGCTGAGGCTGACCGCTGACGGATTTTTAAAACCTTGTCTTTTTTCTGATGACGAGATTAAAGTCGACATGAATAATATCAAAGAATCGATTCTCAAAGCTGTCTCGGAAAAACCACTGCAGGGTACTGCCTGCTGCACGAGATCGATGTATCAGATCGGAGGATAG
- a CDS encoding MOSC domain-containing protein — MKGTFTVVSVNISREKGEPKIPAGEIVLLEGHGIEGDAHAGDWHRQVSLLAEEDIAFMKEKLDTLGPGDFAENITTRGVDLAALPVGTVLCIGDVCLEVTQIGKECHSGCAILEQTGECIMPKRGIFAKVLKGGVIRDEDTGTYDI, encoded by the coding sequence GTGAAAGGGACATTTACAGTCGTGTCGGTGAATATCTCGAGGGAAAAGGGAGAACCGAAGATCCCTGCTGGGGAGATCGTCCTGCTCGAGGGGCACGGGATCGAGGGGGACGCTCATGCGGGAGACTGGCACAGGCAGGTATCGCTGCTTGCCGAAGAGGATATCGCCTTTATGAAGGAGAAGCTCGATACTCTTGGCCCGGGAGATTTCGCCGAGAATATAACCACCCGGGGTGTCGATCTGGCGGCGCTTCCCGTGGGGACGGTCCTTTGCATCGGCGATGTCTGTCTTGAAGTGACGCAGATCGGGAAGGAATGCCACAGCGGTTGCGCGATCCTTGAGCAGACAGGGGAGTGTATCATGCCGAAAAGGGGGATATTCGCGAAAGTATTGAAAGGCGGAGTGATCAGGGATGAGGATACTGGTACTTACGATATCTGA
- a CDS encoding molybdopterin molybdotransferase MoeA, whose product MISYEEALKIVIGAADLTGNETVPLIESAGRVLAGDIRSDIDMPPFNKSAMDGFAVRTEDLRAGASLRIIETIPAGVYPKKSVGKGECSRIMTGGAVPDGAGRVVMVEHTEEADGHMTVTKESSAVNICFRAEDIRTGDLVLEKGTIIDPPRVALLASVGCDPVEVFRRPVMGIAATGSELVEPDEKPEGAMIRNSNGYQLFSQAARAGFDPRYLGIVGDTPEAVGEIIERVSGGVDLLIFSGGVSMGDYDFVPGVLREKGFELYFEKVAVKPGRPMVFGRRGKTAVFGLPGNPVSTFILFELFVKPLGFAMMGSKYRHREVRAVLAGAITRRKTGRRSHIPVRFVSPGVVGPVEYHGSAHIRAFAAADGIIAIETGVSRVEAGEEIDVILTC is encoded by the coding sequence ATGATATCGTACGAAGAAGCTCTGAAAATAGTGATCGGCGCGGCTGATCTGACGGGGAATGAGACTGTTCCCCTGATAGAGAGCGCGGGAAGGGTCCTCGCGGGCGATATCCGCAGCGATATAGATATGCCTCCGTTCAATAAATCGGCGATGGACGGTTTTGCCGTCAGAACCGAGGACCTCCGAGCTGGCGCCAGTCTCAGGATCATCGAGACGATCCCGGCAGGCGTCTATCCGAAAAAGAGCGTGGGAAAAGGCGAATGCTCGAGGATCATGACCGGCGGCGCCGTCCCCGATGGAGCAGGCCGCGTGGTAATGGTCGAGCATACCGAAGAGGCTGACGGTCATATGACTGTCACTAAAGAAAGTTCAGCGGTTAATATATGCTTCAGGGCTGAGGATATCCGAACAGGTGATCTGGTCCTTGAAAAGGGGACGATAATCGACCCCCCCAGGGTCGCTCTTCTTGCTTCGGTAGGCTGCGATCCCGTCGAAGTCTTCCGAAGGCCAGTCATGGGGATCGCCGCTACCGGAAGCGAACTCGTCGAGCCGGACGAAAAGCCTGAAGGCGCGATGATAAGAAACAGCAACGGGTACCAGCTCTTCAGCCAGGCTGCCCGCGCCGGGTTCGATCCGCGTTATCTCGGGATCGTCGGAGATACTCCGGAGGCGGTCGGGGAGATAATAGAAAGAGTATCCGGCGGGGTCGATCTGCTTATATTCTCGGGCGGAGTCTCCATGGGTGATTACGATTTTGTCCCCGGCGTGCTGAGGGAAAAGGGATTCGAACTTTATTTCGAAAAGGTCGCCGTCAAGCCCGGAAGGCCTATGGTCTTCGGCCGAAGGGGCAAGACCGCGGTCTTTGGATTGCCCGGGAATCCAGTTTCGACTTTCATCCTTTTCGAACTTTTCGTCAAGCCGCTTGGATTCGCCATGATGGGCTCAAAGTACAGGCACAGGGAGGTGAGGGCCGTTCTGGCCGGGGCGATAACAAGAAGGAAGACTGGAAGGCGTTCACATATTCCTGTCAGGTTCGTCTCGCCCGGCGTAGTCGGGCCGGTGGAATATCACGGTTCGGCCCATATCCGGGCTTTCGCCGCGGCTGATGGTATCATAGCGATCGAGACAGGTGTTTCAAGAGTGGAGGCGGGAGAGGAGATCGACGTCATCCTCACCTGCTGA